In a single window of the Cucumis melo cultivar AY chromosome 11, USDA_Cmelo_AY_1.0, whole genome shotgun sequence genome:
- the LOC103502060 gene encoding ribulose bisphosphate carboxylase/oxygenase activase, chloroplastic isoform X6, whose product MAATVSTIGAVNRTTLNNSNYGGLVPNSAFLGSRLKVISRFTTSKMVTGNFKIVAEQEEEKQTEKDKWRGLAFDTSDDQQDITRGKGLADPLFQAPMGTGTHNAVLSSYEYISAGLRQYDYDNNVDGFYIAPAFMDKLTVHIVKNFLNLPNIKVPLILGIWGGKGQGKSFQCELVFAKMGINPIMMSAGELESGNAGEPAKLIRQRYREAADIIKKGKMCCLFINDLDAGAGRLGGTTQYTVNNQMVNATLMNIADNPTNVQLPGMYNKEENPRVPIIVTGNDFSTLYAPLIRDGRMDKFYWAPTREDRIGICSGIFRTDGVPFEDIVRLVDTFPGQSIDFFGALRARVYDDEVRKWAVGVGVEHIGRNLVNSKESPPTFDQPKMTIEKLLEYGNMLIMEQENVKRVKLADKYLSEAALGDANEDDVQFKTSQEAALEVANEDVVQSETSNEAALEDANEDVESGSSNALENANEETVEALIDTNEDVLSHEIPLGIANEDAVQSKTSYEVAVEDATEDVVQSEISEEPALMDANEDVVQSGTSIAAAVDANKDVVVQSGTSYESMGEEERNKLISMFLKAVQIHLLKTMSQQPDSTSKASSIDS is encoded by the exons ATGGCTGCCACGGTTTCAACCATTGGAGCTGTTAATAGAACAACG CTAAACAACAGTAACTATGGAGGTTTAGTTCCAAACTCTGCGTTTTTGGGCAGCAGGTTGAAGGTCATTTCTAGATTCACCACCTCAAAAATGGTGACTGGAAACTTCAAGATTGTTGCTGAGCAGGAAGAGGAGAAGCAGACCGAGAAGGACAAATGGCGTGGCCTTGCTTTCGATACTTCTGATGACCAACAAGACATTACCAGAGGGAAGGGATTGGCGGATCCTCTTTTCCAAGCTCCCATGGGGACAGGAACTCACAATGCTGTTTTGAGTTCATATGAATACATTAGTGCTGGACTTCGACA ATACGATTACGACAATAATGTGGATGGGTTTTACATAGCTCCAGCTTTCATGGACAAACTTACGGTTCACATTGTTAAGAACTTCTTGAACCTCCCGAACATTAAG GTTCCTCTCATTCTGGGTATTTGGGGAGGTAAAGGTCAAGGAAAGTCTTTCCAGTGTGAACTTGTATTTGCTAAGATGGGAATCAA CCCTATTATGATGAGTGCTGGGGAATTAGAAAGTGGGAATGCAGGAGAGCCAGCAAAATTGATCAGGCAAAGATATAGAGAGGCAGCTGATATCATCAAGAAAGGGAAAATGTGTTGTCTATTTATCAACGATCTTGATGCTGGAGCTGGAAGGCTTGGTGGGACTACCCAGTACACAGTGAATAACCAGATGGTAAATGCTACTCTTATGAACATTGCTGACAACCCAACCAACGTGCAGCTACCAGGCATGTATAACAAGGAAGAAAATCCCAGAGTTCCCATCATAGTAACTGGTAACGACTTCTCAACGTTATATGCACCTCTCATTCGTGATGGTCGCATGGATAAATTCTACTGGGCTCCAACTCGTGAAGATCGTATTGGTATTTGCTCTGGAATATTTAGGACTGATGGCGTGCCTTTTGAGGATATTGTCAGACTTGTCGACACCTTCCCAGGACAGTCAATAG ACTTCTTTGGTGCTTTGAGAGCTCGAGTTTATGATGATGAAGTGAGAAAGTGGGCTGTAGGCGTTGGCGTTGAGCACATTGGAAGAAATCTTGTTAACTCCAAGGAAAGTCCCCCAACTTTTGACCAACCAAAGATGACAATAGAAAAGCTTCTCGAATATGGCAACATGCTCATCATGGAACAGGAGAATGTGAAGAGAGTTAAATTGGCTGACAAGTATCTGAGCGAAGCTGCTCTTGGAGATGCAAATGAGGATGATGTTCAGTTTAAGACTTCTCAGG AAGCTGCCCTCGAAGTTGCAAATGAAGATGTTGTTCAGTCAGAAACTTCTAATG AAGCTGCTCTTGAAGATGCAAATGAGGATGTTGAGTCAGGAAGTTCGAACG CTCTTGAAAATGCCAACGAAGAAACAGTTGAGGCTCTTATCGATACAAATGAGGATGTCCTTTCTCATG AAATCCCACTTGGAATTGCAAATGAGGATGCTGTTCAGTCAAAAACTTCTTACG aAGTTGCTGTCGAAGATGCAACTGAGGATGTTGTTCAGTCGGAAATTTCCG aagaaCCGGCTCTTATGGATGCAAATGAGGATGTCGTTCAGTCAGGAACTTCTATTG CTGCTGCTGTAGATGCAAATAAGGATGTTGTTGTACAGTCAGGAACTTCTTATG AATCAATGGGGGAAGAGGAACGCAACAAGTTAATATCAATGTTCCTGAAGGCTGTGCAGATTCATCTTCTAAAAACTATGTCCCAACAGCCAGATTCGACGTCAAAAGCTTCCAGCATTGACTCTTAG
- the LOC103502060 gene encoding ribulose bisphosphate carboxylase/oxygenase activase, chloroplastic isoform X3 — protein sequence MAATVSTIGAVNRTTLNNSNYGGLVPNSAFLGSRLKVISRFTTSKMVTGNFKIVAEQEEEKQTEKDKWRGLAFDTSDDQQDITRGKGLADPLFQAPMGTGTHNAVLSSYEYISAGLRQYDYDNNVDGFYIAPAFMDKLTVHIVKNFLNLPNIKVPLILGIWGGKGQGKSFQCELVFAKMGINPIMMSAGELESGNAGEPAKLIRQRYREAADIIKKGKMCCLFINDLDAGAGRLGGTTQYTVNNQMVNATLMNIADNPTNVQLPGMYNKEENPRVPIIVTGNDFSTLYAPLIRDGRMDKFYWAPTREDRIGICSGIFRTDGVPFEDIVRLVDTFPGQSIDFFGALRARVYDDEVRKWAVGVGVEHIGRNLVNSKESPPTFDQPKMTIEKLLEYGNMLIMEQENVKRVKLADKYLSEAALGDANEDDVQFKTSQEAALEVANEDVVQSETSNAALEDANEDVESGSSNETALENANEETVEALIDTNEDVLSHEIPLGIANEDAVQSKTSYEVAVEDATEDVVQSEISEEPALMDANEDVVQSGTSIEAAAVDANKDVVVQSGTSYESMGEEERNKLISMFLKAVQIHLLKTMSQQPDSTSKASSIDS from the exons ATGGCTGCCACGGTTTCAACCATTGGAGCTGTTAATAGAACAACG CTAAACAACAGTAACTATGGAGGTTTAGTTCCAAACTCTGCGTTTTTGGGCAGCAGGTTGAAGGTCATTTCTAGATTCACCACCTCAAAAATGGTGACTGGAAACTTCAAGATTGTTGCTGAGCAGGAAGAGGAGAAGCAGACCGAGAAGGACAAATGGCGTGGCCTTGCTTTCGATACTTCTGATGACCAACAAGACATTACCAGAGGGAAGGGATTGGCGGATCCTCTTTTCCAAGCTCCCATGGGGACAGGAACTCACAATGCTGTTTTGAGTTCATATGAATACATTAGTGCTGGACTTCGACA ATACGATTACGACAATAATGTGGATGGGTTTTACATAGCTCCAGCTTTCATGGACAAACTTACGGTTCACATTGTTAAGAACTTCTTGAACCTCCCGAACATTAAG GTTCCTCTCATTCTGGGTATTTGGGGAGGTAAAGGTCAAGGAAAGTCTTTCCAGTGTGAACTTGTATTTGCTAAGATGGGAATCAA CCCTATTATGATGAGTGCTGGGGAATTAGAAAGTGGGAATGCAGGAGAGCCAGCAAAATTGATCAGGCAAAGATATAGAGAGGCAGCTGATATCATCAAGAAAGGGAAAATGTGTTGTCTATTTATCAACGATCTTGATGCTGGAGCTGGAAGGCTTGGTGGGACTACCCAGTACACAGTGAATAACCAGATGGTAAATGCTACTCTTATGAACATTGCTGACAACCCAACCAACGTGCAGCTACCAGGCATGTATAACAAGGAAGAAAATCCCAGAGTTCCCATCATAGTAACTGGTAACGACTTCTCAACGTTATATGCACCTCTCATTCGTGATGGTCGCATGGATAAATTCTACTGGGCTCCAACTCGTGAAGATCGTATTGGTATTTGCTCTGGAATATTTAGGACTGATGGCGTGCCTTTTGAGGATATTGTCAGACTTGTCGACACCTTCCCAGGACAGTCAATAG ACTTCTTTGGTGCTTTGAGAGCTCGAGTTTATGATGATGAAGTGAGAAAGTGGGCTGTAGGCGTTGGCGTTGAGCACATTGGAAGAAATCTTGTTAACTCCAAGGAAAGTCCCCCAACTTTTGACCAACCAAAGATGACAATAGAAAAGCTTCTCGAATATGGCAACATGCTCATCATGGAACAGGAGAATGTGAAGAGAGTTAAATTGGCTGACAAGTATCTGAGCGAAGCTGCTCTTGGAGATGCAAATGAGGATGATGTTCAGTTTAAGACTTCTCAGG AAGCTGCCCTCGAAGTTGCAAATGAAGATGTTGTTCAGTCAGAAACTTCTAATG CTGCTCTTGAAGATGCAAATGAGGATGTTGAGTCAGGAAGTTCGAACG AAACAGCTCTTGAAAATGCCAACGAAGAAACAGTTGAGGCTCTTATCGATACAAATGAGGATGTCCTTTCTCATG AAATCCCACTTGGAATTGCAAATGAGGATGCTGTTCAGTCAAAAACTTCTTACG aAGTTGCTGTCGAAGATGCAACTGAGGATGTTGTTCAGTCGGAAATTTCCG aagaaCCGGCTCTTATGGATGCAAATGAGGATGTCGTTCAGTCAGGAACTTCTATTG AAGCTGCTGCTGTAGATGCAAATAAGGATGTTGTTGTACAGTCAGGAACTTCTTATG AATCAATGGGGGAAGAGGAACGCAACAAGTTAATATCAATGTTCCTGAAGGCTGTGCAGATTCATCTTCTAAAAACTATGTCCCAACAGCCAGATTCGACGTCAAAAGCTTCCAGCATTGACTCTTAG
- the LOC103502060 gene encoding ribulose bisphosphate carboxylase/oxygenase activase, chloroplastic isoform X1, with protein sequence MAATVSTIGAVNRTTLNNSNYGGLVPNSAFLGSRLKVISRFTTSKMVTGNFKIVAEQEEEKQTEKDKWRGLAFDTSDDQQDITRGKGLADPLFQAPMGTGTHNAVLSSYEYISAGLRQYDYDNNVDGFYIAPAFMDKLTVHIVKNFLNLPNIKVPLILGIWGGKGQGKSFQCELVFAKMGINPIMMSAGELESGNAGEPAKLIRQRYREAADIIKKGKMCCLFINDLDAGAGRLGGTTQYTVNNQMVNATLMNIADNPTNVQLPGMYNKEENPRVPIIVTGNDFSTLYAPLIRDGRMDKFYWAPTREDRIGICSGIFRTDGVPFEDIVRLVDTFPGQSIDFFGALRARVYDDEVRKWAVGVGVEHIGRNLVNSKESPPTFDQPKMTIEKLLEYGNMLIMEQENVKRVKLADKYLSEAALGDANEDDVQFKTSQEAALEVANEDVVQSETSNEAALEDANEDVESGSSNETALENANEETVEALIDTNEDVLSHEIPLGIANEDAVQSKTSYEVAVEDATEDVVQSEISEEPALMDANEDVVQSGTSIEAAAVDANKDVVVQSGTSYESMGEEERNKLISMFLKAVQIHLLKTMSQQPDSTSKASSIDS encoded by the exons ATGGCTGCCACGGTTTCAACCATTGGAGCTGTTAATAGAACAACG CTAAACAACAGTAACTATGGAGGTTTAGTTCCAAACTCTGCGTTTTTGGGCAGCAGGTTGAAGGTCATTTCTAGATTCACCACCTCAAAAATGGTGACTGGAAACTTCAAGATTGTTGCTGAGCAGGAAGAGGAGAAGCAGACCGAGAAGGACAAATGGCGTGGCCTTGCTTTCGATACTTCTGATGACCAACAAGACATTACCAGAGGGAAGGGATTGGCGGATCCTCTTTTCCAAGCTCCCATGGGGACAGGAACTCACAATGCTGTTTTGAGTTCATATGAATACATTAGTGCTGGACTTCGACA ATACGATTACGACAATAATGTGGATGGGTTTTACATAGCTCCAGCTTTCATGGACAAACTTACGGTTCACATTGTTAAGAACTTCTTGAACCTCCCGAACATTAAG GTTCCTCTCATTCTGGGTATTTGGGGAGGTAAAGGTCAAGGAAAGTCTTTCCAGTGTGAACTTGTATTTGCTAAGATGGGAATCAA CCCTATTATGATGAGTGCTGGGGAATTAGAAAGTGGGAATGCAGGAGAGCCAGCAAAATTGATCAGGCAAAGATATAGAGAGGCAGCTGATATCATCAAGAAAGGGAAAATGTGTTGTCTATTTATCAACGATCTTGATGCTGGAGCTGGAAGGCTTGGTGGGACTACCCAGTACACAGTGAATAACCAGATGGTAAATGCTACTCTTATGAACATTGCTGACAACCCAACCAACGTGCAGCTACCAGGCATGTATAACAAGGAAGAAAATCCCAGAGTTCCCATCATAGTAACTGGTAACGACTTCTCAACGTTATATGCACCTCTCATTCGTGATGGTCGCATGGATAAATTCTACTGGGCTCCAACTCGTGAAGATCGTATTGGTATTTGCTCTGGAATATTTAGGACTGATGGCGTGCCTTTTGAGGATATTGTCAGACTTGTCGACACCTTCCCAGGACAGTCAATAG ACTTCTTTGGTGCTTTGAGAGCTCGAGTTTATGATGATGAAGTGAGAAAGTGGGCTGTAGGCGTTGGCGTTGAGCACATTGGAAGAAATCTTGTTAACTCCAAGGAAAGTCCCCCAACTTTTGACCAACCAAAGATGACAATAGAAAAGCTTCTCGAATATGGCAACATGCTCATCATGGAACAGGAGAATGTGAAGAGAGTTAAATTGGCTGACAAGTATCTGAGCGAAGCTGCTCTTGGAGATGCAAATGAGGATGATGTTCAGTTTAAGACTTCTCAGG AAGCTGCCCTCGAAGTTGCAAATGAAGATGTTGTTCAGTCAGAAACTTCTAATG AAGCTGCTCTTGAAGATGCAAATGAGGATGTTGAGTCAGGAAGTTCGAACG AAACAGCTCTTGAAAATGCCAACGAAGAAACAGTTGAGGCTCTTATCGATACAAATGAGGATGTCCTTTCTCATG AAATCCCACTTGGAATTGCAAATGAGGATGCTGTTCAGTCAAAAACTTCTTACG aAGTTGCTGTCGAAGATGCAACTGAGGATGTTGTTCAGTCGGAAATTTCCG aagaaCCGGCTCTTATGGATGCAAATGAGGATGTCGTTCAGTCAGGAACTTCTATTG AAGCTGCTGCTGTAGATGCAAATAAGGATGTTGTTGTACAGTCAGGAACTTCTTATG AATCAATGGGGGAAGAGGAACGCAACAAGTTAATATCAATGTTCCTGAAGGCTGTGCAGATTCATCTTCTAAAAACTATGTCCCAACAGCCAGATTCGACGTCAAAAGCTTCCAGCATTGACTCTTAG
- the LOC103502060 gene encoding ribulose bisphosphate carboxylase/oxygenase activase, chloroplastic isoform X5, which produces MAATVSTIGAVNRTTLNNSNYGGLVPNSAFLGSRLKVISRFTTSKMVTGNFKIVAEQEEEKQTEKDKWRGLAFDTSDDQQDITRGKGLADPLFQAPMGTGTHNAVLSSYEYISAGLRQYDYDNNVDGFYIAPAFMDKLTVHIVKNFLNLPNIKVPLILGIWGGKGQGKSFQCELVFAKMGINPIMMSAGELESGNAGEPAKLIRQRYREAADIIKKGKMCCLFINDLDAGAGRLGGTTQYTVNNQMVNATLMNIADNPTNVQLPGMYNKEENPRVPIIVTGNDFSTLYAPLIRDGRMDKFYWAPTREDRIGICSGIFRTDGVPFEDIVRLVDTFPGQSIDFFGALRARVYDDEVRKWAVGVGVEHIGRNLVNSKESPPTFDQPKMTIEKLLEYGNMLIMEQENVKRVKLADKYLSEAALGDANEDDVQFKTSQEAALEVANEDVVQSETSNAALEDANEDVESGSSNALENANEETVEALIDTNEDVLSHEIPLGIANEDAVQSKTSYEVAVEDATEDVVQSEISEEPALMDANEDVVQSGTSIEAAAVDANKDVVVQSGTSYESMGEEERNKLISMFLKAVQIHLLKTMSQQPDSTSKASSIDS; this is translated from the exons ATGGCTGCCACGGTTTCAACCATTGGAGCTGTTAATAGAACAACG CTAAACAACAGTAACTATGGAGGTTTAGTTCCAAACTCTGCGTTTTTGGGCAGCAGGTTGAAGGTCATTTCTAGATTCACCACCTCAAAAATGGTGACTGGAAACTTCAAGATTGTTGCTGAGCAGGAAGAGGAGAAGCAGACCGAGAAGGACAAATGGCGTGGCCTTGCTTTCGATACTTCTGATGACCAACAAGACATTACCAGAGGGAAGGGATTGGCGGATCCTCTTTTCCAAGCTCCCATGGGGACAGGAACTCACAATGCTGTTTTGAGTTCATATGAATACATTAGTGCTGGACTTCGACA ATACGATTACGACAATAATGTGGATGGGTTTTACATAGCTCCAGCTTTCATGGACAAACTTACGGTTCACATTGTTAAGAACTTCTTGAACCTCCCGAACATTAAG GTTCCTCTCATTCTGGGTATTTGGGGAGGTAAAGGTCAAGGAAAGTCTTTCCAGTGTGAACTTGTATTTGCTAAGATGGGAATCAA CCCTATTATGATGAGTGCTGGGGAATTAGAAAGTGGGAATGCAGGAGAGCCAGCAAAATTGATCAGGCAAAGATATAGAGAGGCAGCTGATATCATCAAGAAAGGGAAAATGTGTTGTCTATTTATCAACGATCTTGATGCTGGAGCTGGAAGGCTTGGTGGGACTACCCAGTACACAGTGAATAACCAGATGGTAAATGCTACTCTTATGAACATTGCTGACAACCCAACCAACGTGCAGCTACCAGGCATGTATAACAAGGAAGAAAATCCCAGAGTTCCCATCATAGTAACTGGTAACGACTTCTCAACGTTATATGCACCTCTCATTCGTGATGGTCGCATGGATAAATTCTACTGGGCTCCAACTCGTGAAGATCGTATTGGTATTTGCTCTGGAATATTTAGGACTGATGGCGTGCCTTTTGAGGATATTGTCAGACTTGTCGACACCTTCCCAGGACAGTCAATAG ACTTCTTTGGTGCTTTGAGAGCTCGAGTTTATGATGATGAAGTGAGAAAGTGGGCTGTAGGCGTTGGCGTTGAGCACATTGGAAGAAATCTTGTTAACTCCAAGGAAAGTCCCCCAACTTTTGACCAACCAAAGATGACAATAGAAAAGCTTCTCGAATATGGCAACATGCTCATCATGGAACAGGAGAATGTGAAGAGAGTTAAATTGGCTGACAAGTATCTGAGCGAAGCTGCTCTTGGAGATGCAAATGAGGATGATGTTCAGTTTAAGACTTCTCAGG AAGCTGCCCTCGAAGTTGCAAATGAAGATGTTGTTCAGTCAGAAACTTCTAATG CTGCTCTTGAAGATGCAAATGAGGATGTTGAGTCAGGAAGTTCGAACG CTCTTGAAAATGCCAACGAAGAAACAGTTGAGGCTCTTATCGATACAAATGAGGATGTCCTTTCTCATG AAATCCCACTTGGAATTGCAAATGAGGATGCTGTTCAGTCAAAAACTTCTTACG aAGTTGCTGTCGAAGATGCAACTGAGGATGTTGTTCAGTCGGAAATTTCCG aagaaCCGGCTCTTATGGATGCAAATGAGGATGTCGTTCAGTCAGGAACTTCTATTG AAGCTGCTGCTGTAGATGCAAATAAGGATGTTGTTGTACAGTCAGGAACTTCTTATG AATCAATGGGGGAAGAGGAACGCAACAAGTTAATATCAATGTTCCTGAAGGCTGTGCAGATTCATCTTCTAAAAACTATGTCCCAACAGCCAGATTCGACGTCAAAAGCTTCCAGCATTGACTCTTAG
- the LOC103502060 gene encoding ribulose bisphosphate carboxylase/oxygenase activase, chloroplastic isoform X2 — protein MAATVSTIGAVNRTTLNNSNYGGLVPNSAFLGSRLKVISRFTTSKMVTGNFKIVAEQEEEKQTEKDKWRGLAFDTSDDQQDITRGKGLADPLFQAPMGTGTHNAVLSSYEYISAGLRQYDYDNNVDGFYIAPAFMDKLTVHIVKNFLNLPNIKVPLILGIWGGKGQGKSFQCELVFAKMGINPIMMSAGELESGNAGEPAKLIRQRYREAADIIKKGKMCCLFINDLDAGAGRLGGTTQYTVNNQMVNATLMNIADNPTNVQLPGMYNKEENPRVPIIVTGNDFSTLYAPLIRDGRMDKFYWAPTREDRIGICSGIFRTDGVPFEDIVRLVDTFPGQSIDFFGALRARVYDDEVRKWAVGVGVEHIGRNLVNSKESPPTFDQPKMTIEKLLEYGNMLIMEQENVKRVKLADKYLSEAALGDANEDDVQFKTSQEAALEVANEDVVQSETSNEAALEDANEDVESGSSNETALENANEETVEALIDTNEDVLSHEIPLGIANEDAVQSKTSYEVAVEDATEDVVQSEISEEPALMDANEDVVQSGTSIAAAVDANKDVVVQSGTSYESMGEEERNKLISMFLKAVQIHLLKTMSQQPDSTSKASSIDS, from the exons ATGGCTGCCACGGTTTCAACCATTGGAGCTGTTAATAGAACAACG CTAAACAACAGTAACTATGGAGGTTTAGTTCCAAACTCTGCGTTTTTGGGCAGCAGGTTGAAGGTCATTTCTAGATTCACCACCTCAAAAATGGTGACTGGAAACTTCAAGATTGTTGCTGAGCAGGAAGAGGAGAAGCAGACCGAGAAGGACAAATGGCGTGGCCTTGCTTTCGATACTTCTGATGACCAACAAGACATTACCAGAGGGAAGGGATTGGCGGATCCTCTTTTCCAAGCTCCCATGGGGACAGGAACTCACAATGCTGTTTTGAGTTCATATGAATACATTAGTGCTGGACTTCGACA ATACGATTACGACAATAATGTGGATGGGTTTTACATAGCTCCAGCTTTCATGGACAAACTTACGGTTCACATTGTTAAGAACTTCTTGAACCTCCCGAACATTAAG GTTCCTCTCATTCTGGGTATTTGGGGAGGTAAAGGTCAAGGAAAGTCTTTCCAGTGTGAACTTGTATTTGCTAAGATGGGAATCAA CCCTATTATGATGAGTGCTGGGGAATTAGAAAGTGGGAATGCAGGAGAGCCAGCAAAATTGATCAGGCAAAGATATAGAGAGGCAGCTGATATCATCAAGAAAGGGAAAATGTGTTGTCTATTTATCAACGATCTTGATGCTGGAGCTGGAAGGCTTGGTGGGACTACCCAGTACACAGTGAATAACCAGATGGTAAATGCTACTCTTATGAACATTGCTGACAACCCAACCAACGTGCAGCTACCAGGCATGTATAACAAGGAAGAAAATCCCAGAGTTCCCATCATAGTAACTGGTAACGACTTCTCAACGTTATATGCACCTCTCATTCGTGATGGTCGCATGGATAAATTCTACTGGGCTCCAACTCGTGAAGATCGTATTGGTATTTGCTCTGGAATATTTAGGACTGATGGCGTGCCTTTTGAGGATATTGTCAGACTTGTCGACACCTTCCCAGGACAGTCAATAG ACTTCTTTGGTGCTTTGAGAGCTCGAGTTTATGATGATGAAGTGAGAAAGTGGGCTGTAGGCGTTGGCGTTGAGCACATTGGAAGAAATCTTGTTAACTCCAAGGAAAGTCCCCCAACTTTTGACCAACCAAAGATGACAATAGAAAAGCTTCTCGAATATGGCAACATGCTCATCATGGAACAGGAGAATGTGAAGAGAGTTAAATTGGCTGACAAGTATCTGAGCGAAGCTGCTCTTGGAGATGCAAATGAGGATGATGTTCAGTTTAAGACTTCTCAGG AAGCTGCCCTCGAAGTTGCAAATGAAGATGTTGTTCAGTCAGAAACTTCTAATG AAGCTGCTCTTGAAGATGCAAATGAGGATGTTGAGTCAGGAAGTTCGAACG AAACAGCTCTTGAAAATGCCAACGAAGAAACAGTTGAGGCTCTTATCGATACAAATGAGGATGTCCTTTCTCATG AAATCCCACTTGGAATTGCAAATGAGGATGCTGTTCAGTCAAAAACTTCTTACG aAGTTGCTGTCGAAGATGCAACTGAGGATGTTGTTCAGTCGGAAATTTCCG aagaaCCGGCTCTTATGGATGCAAATGAGGATGTCGTTCAGTCAGGAACTTCTATTG CTGCTGCTGTAGATGCAAATAAGGATGTTGTTGTACAGTCAGGAACTTCTTATG AATCAATGGGGGAAGAGGAACGCAACAAGTTAATATCAATGTTCCTGAAGGCTGTGCAGATTCATCTTCTAAAAACTATGTCCCAACAGCCAGATTCGACGTCAAAAGCTTCCAGCATTGACTCTTAG